The genomic stretch ATTAGCGATGGATCCCGCACTTCCTTCTGGTTCGACTGCTGGCACCCCCTCGGCGTGCTCGGTGAGGCCATGCCGGCGCTCCTCTCCCATTGCATGCTCCAGCAGGCTACTGTCCGTCAGGTCGTCGCCTGCGGCATTGACACCTTCCTGGTGCCGCGCCTCTCCTCCCCTCCACTGCTTCTAGGCAGAGAGACATCCTGGCTCGGATTGTGGCAGGGACGGCGCTCTCGAACTCCCCTGACCAGCGCTCCCTCCCTCTCTGCTCTAAGAAGGGCGGCGCGCTGCTCACCTCCGCCCTTTACAAGCTCTGCACCACCGGAGGGGTCGTCGATGCTCACGTTGAGTTCGTTTGGGGCTGCAAGGCCCCCTCCCGAGTCAAATTCTTTGCTTGGCTCCTCGTCAAAGGGCGCATCCAGTGCCGCGAGAACCTCCTCCGTAAAGGCATCCTGGACAAAGCCGGTAGCGTCTGCCCCATCTGCGCCGCGCCCGCTGAATCGCCTGGTCACATTATGTTTGGTTGTCCTTTCGCTCGCAGCTTCTGGGCTGCCATTGGGGCTCCTGCTTCCTCCGAGCTTGCTCCCCCTGAATTCTCGAGCTGCCCTCTGCGTCCCTCGATGCCGCCTAGGACTGCTTGCACGCTCCGTCTCCTCTGTTTTTGGCACCTTTGGAAGCATCTAAATGGGGTGGTGTTTAACGGGCTCGCGCCCTCCCTGTCACTCCTGCTCAAGAGCTGCAGGGATGACGCCTCCCTCTGGCGAGCCCACCTCCCCTCCGATCAGCGTGTGGATGTCGATCTCTGGCTAACCTACTTTGTCCCTGAACGACCCTAGTTTCTCCTTGTTTTTTTCCCCCTTTCTTTGAGCTTGTCCCCTCGCGTTGGGCGTTTTTCTCCCCTCCTCTTGTTGCTGATGTAAAAATCAACGGGGGTCCACCCGATCTTTGATGAAATGGTATATTCAGGCGGGAGCGATTTGCTCTCCCCGGtgatctgtcaaaaaaaaaatattatgcAATAGTGACTCGAGTGACTTTCAAGACAACTTTGGAAAACCACTAAGTCACTGGTGGGAAGCATAATTTGTCGTATATCACTCGTTTGGTCCTCATAAATTCGGTTCTATGTAATCTACTTATCTTTATGAGGTTCGTTTATTAATCTATATAAGGGGGTTGCAAGTGATGGATTTATGACAGCTCTTGCGCTTGTGGCAACCCAACCTTACGAAAGGTAGTACATAGGGTCGCTAAATATATGGGGGATTATATGTAAACCTAAGGAACTATTCCGTGACGTGTAGCCATGATGGGCATCACGACCATGACAATGGGTCAGCATGTACATTCAATTGCTCCGCATTAGCTAATTAAAGTAAATGCATTCTTGCTAGGAGTAGTTAAATTAATTGCATTCCGTTGCTGAATGATCGCTAGTTAAATTATAGTCCACAATGGAAACTCAAGCTGTTCATCCCTATCATCGGTAATATATGCACATCAATCGATCAAGCTCATTTAGATTCTTATTGCGGAACTTTCTAGTCGGAAAATAATTTTCTCATAGCGAGATCTATTAATTGCTCAGCAGTGGCTAAAGAACAATAAACCGAGTAAGATCGCCTTATTTGATGTGGTGCTTGTTTAACCTTTCAAATACTTAGGCAACCAAATATATTACCAAAATATTATGCAATAGAGACTCGTTGAATATTGAAGATAAATTTGAAAAAGATTAAGTCATTGGTGAACGCATAATTTATCCTATGTCACTATTCTGGTCCTGATAAATTTGGTCCTAAGTAGCCTACCTATCTTTATGAGGTTTGTTTTAGTGATCTATAAGGAGGGTTGCAAGCGATGGATTTATGACAGCTCATGCCTTATGGCAATCCAACCTTACAAAAGGATGTACATACGCTCGGTAAATATATGGGAACTATTTGTACATCTAAGGAACTAATGAGGGACATTTAGCCATGATGGGCATCACGACGATCACAGTAGGTCGGCATGTTCATTCAATTGCTCAATAGTACTCCGCAACTTAAATTAATTGCATTCTAGCTGGTTAAAGTAATTGCAGTCAATTGCTCAATGATCACTAGTTAAATTAATTGTCATTTTCTTATTTGTTCCATATTTGAAATTTAATCTATTCATCCATCTCATCTGTAATATATGCGCATCCATCGACCAAGATCATTTAGATTGTTCTCGGAAATTCATGAAATAATTTTCTCATAGCGAGATCTATTGCTTAGCAGAGCCTAAAGAGCAACAAACCAAATAATTAACATCGGCGTATTTATTGTGGTACTTAATTTTTACTTCTCAAGTACTTAGGCAACCTGATCTTTTACAAAAATATTATGCAATAGAGAGTCATAGAACATTGAAGATCATTTTAAAAACGATTAAGTCATTGGCGAGCGCATAATTTATCGTATCTCACTTGTTTAGTCGTCATAAATTCGGTTCTAAGTATCCTACATTCTTAGAAGTAATAGGaaacatgcccgtgcgttgcaccggatgTAAAATCTACATCAGCAATACACATATATTCACATATTATGCACAACTACAACGCTGAGGCCACTCTTGCCTCGGTTTCGATGTCCGTAGCGGAGAACGATCAACGGCTCTGTCGGTTCGGAGGCGTCTCCTCCCCATCTACGAGTTTCATTGGAAACAGCCGCGCGTCGCCCTACGTGAAGTTCTTTGTGTGGCTGTTGGTGTAGTCCAGGATCCACATGCGCGACGCCCTCCTCCGCAAGACCATCATCACCGCTAATGGTGCCGGTTGTCCTCTTTGCGTCGCGGAAGCTCGAGACTCTGAGTCATATGGCCCTCCACTGCCCCATGGTCGCTCCGTTCTGGGCGTCACTTGGCGTCTTGATCCCGCGCGACGCACGTCGTCTATGGCTTTCACCTCCTTCAGATGCCCAGCAAGGTCACAGACAAGACTGCCCTGGCCTTTTCCCTTTGTTGCTGGCATATTTGGAAGCAGCGGAATGCCGCTGTTTTGAGCGCAGCCCGCCCGCTGCTGCCGCTCCTCCGCAAGATGTGCCGGGATGACGCCGCTCTCTGGTGCGGCCGGTCATGTCTGTGTCGATGCCTGGCTCAACCTCCGTGCCTCGCGCCTGTAATCTCTACGGTGTCACATTAAATAAAGCAGACATCCTTTCTTATGTTTATAACATCGATTTCGATAATATATTAGTTTGCTCCGTGGGTCGATCGAATTAAAATAGTGCATGTCCTTATATTTACTCTGAACTACAGCCGAAAGAGTCATTTTTTCATACATCCTGCATGTGCTCATACTTCATACACAAGAAGGCAACAAACGGCAAAATCATACCAATCCATGAAAGTCCGAGGGAAGATGTGCCACCACTGGTGGTTTCTCGATGGTCTAGCCTTCGCCATTGATTGCACCATTAGATGATGCACGACAGATTGCTACTCCGCATGATATGTATGGAAACAGAGCATTACTTGCAATTTATTCATCTAGCACAGAAAAGCTGAATCGAACCCATGTAATCACCACGCGGGCGCCTACATATCAGTACCAATAGCCTCACAGATCACCATCGTGCCATTGGCCAAGGAGACACTACAGCCAAGGATGAAAGCAGGGCATCCGCCTCCAGCTGCCCTCCTGTATGTGTAAGCTCAATACGTGCAACACTGATTTCAGCTTGGGATTCTATTTTTTCACCAGCGAAACCAGCATCTTGGAGGTCGACGAATACATATGTGCTCCGCCGGAATTTTATTTCTTCACATGGTCGATGCTCTCAGCACGATCAACCAATTCCCAGCACCGCAGCTAGCCGCCCAAGGCCCCAAGCTTCGTGTTGTAGATGGCGATTTCCCCGGCCAGTGTTGCGGATCAAGGGCTCGCAACCCCGCTGCAGTGCTACTGCTTGTGCGCAGGTGCCTGACGGAGGCAGGGGATCCCTCTGCAGGTTGGTCGTTGATCTCCTTGAATGTCGCTTGGACGCCATCAACGGAATCTGCTCAGGACAAATTCCCAATCGTCGTGTAGGGCAAAAACTAATCGATATCcagagggaagaagaagtagaacAGAGAAGATATCGGCGGACAACGGGGCTTCTGTATAAGTAGAGGAAAAGAGGCGGCGGGAGCGCGGTCTCCCAAAGGTTCCGGCCTAGAATATGATAGTCCTACGAAACAGAAGAACGAACAACGGACGATGCAGCTTCGCTCTTTTGTTAACGAACCGGTACGGTGGTAATTCCATGTATTATGCGCTTTGGTGGAAGGGCAAAACGGTctcaaaaaaagcgttgacgaaaattttggcagaaaccttagctcctttattattaggtatagatttacaTAAAACCATAATTTTACTTAGTACACAAAATCACAACACTCTTAGAAGTAATCTGAACATTGAAGAGTACCTTTGTTTACAAAGTTTGTTTCCATATTATTGGAAGTAATTTACATAAAACCATAATTTTACTTAGTACAGAAAATCACAACATTTGGACTTACTTCTAAGAAACCACAACTTCAGGGCTAATTACCATCAGAGCCTAAATATTTTGTTTTCGCCTTTCAACTATAAAAATGATGTTAGAGCCCACATCAAATTTTGCGTTGGTAATTAGCTCTAAATTTGTGGTTTTCCAGAAACAATTCCAAAAGTTGTGACCCTGTGTAATATAAGTACGAGAACCCCTGAAGTTATATAGTTTTGTGCAATCGCCTCTTCTTGGTCTATATATACAAGTTGAGGCTTGTTACTGCTGCTTCGCTCGTACAAGTACAGCAGGCCAGCTTCTATAGTTGTTTCGTGCATCAtggtagcaggaggaggaaggtTGCTCCTGACCATCGTCATCTGCGCTGGACTGATGCCTGCAGGCAGCGAAGCTGCGACCTCGGTTATCATCGGCATGGCCCAGTGCGCCAGCTGCGCCAGGAAGAGCATGAATGCCGAGGCGGCGTTCAAGGGTACGTGCGATGTGCTTTCCGATCCGGCCGTGCTAACTAGTATAAGATTTTTTAGCAGATTATCAACTGCAATGTgctgccttttttttttgttatcatCAGGTCTTAAGGTGGCGATCAAGTGCaacagcggcagcagcggcgccgGCGAGTACGAGAGCAAGGCCGTCGGGGACCTCGATGGCACGGGCGCCTTCGCCGTGCGCCTCCCCTCCGACGTCGACCTGCGTGGAAGCGCCCAGTGCTTCGCGCAGCTCCACAGCGCGGCGAGCAGCGAGCCGTGCCCCGGGCAGGAGCCGTCCAAGATCGTGCCGCTGTCCGACGAGGGCAACGGCACcttcgtcgccatcgccggcaaGACAAAACGCGTCGTATCGACGATGCCCGAGTGCGCGGCGGCCAACATCTGCTTCCCGTGCCACATGTTCGGACGGAAGCCCCTCAACATGCACCGCCACATGAAGCCCATGCCGGACTACGGGATGCCGACGCCGGTATACGCTCCACCCGTGTACGGCACTCCGGCGCCGAGATGCCTGTGCACCCCTACCCCGGAGCCGGGATGCCAGTGCCCGTCTACGACGCCGGTTTATGGGACGCCCATGCCGGAATACGAGCCGCCTCCAACCCCGGAATTCGGAACACCCACGCCGGACTGCCCTCCTGAGGCGCCGGAGGTCGGGACGCCCACGCCGGTATACGCTCAACCCGCGGCTCCTGTGTACGGGACTCCGGCGCCAACATGCATGTGCTCCCCTACTCCGGAAGCTGGATGCCAGTGCCCTACTGCAACTCCCGCGCCGGTTTACGGGACTCCGGCACCGGTTTACGGGACTCCGGCGCCGAGATGCATGTGCTATCCTACTCCGGAAGCCGGATGCCAGTGCCCGACTGCAACTCCCACGCCGGTGTACGGGACGCCGGCGCCGAGGTGCCTGTGCTCTCCTACTCCGGAAGCCGGATGCCAGTGCCCTACTTCGACTCCAACGCCGGTGTACGGGACGCCGTTGGCTCAACCCCCACCCGCGACGCCGGTTTACGGGACACCCACGCCGGTGTACGGGACGCCGACGCCGAGATGCCTGTGCACTCCTACTCCGGAGCCTGGATGTCAGTGCCCTTCTTCCACTCCCACGCCGGTGTACGGGACGCCGATGGCTCAACCCCCTCCTCCCACGCCGGTGTACGGAACTCCGACGCCGAGATGCCTATGCACTCCTACTCCGGAGCCTGGATGCCAGTGCCCTTCTCCCACTCCCACGCCGGTGTACGGAACGCCCGGGCCAGAGTACCCAGGCACATACCCTCCTTACACGCCGGCGCCGGTGTACGGGACGCCCACGCCGGTGTATGAACCTCCGGCGCCGGATTACGGAGCAGCGCCGACGCCAGAGTGCCCTCCTGCCGCGCCGGAGTACGGCACGCCCATCTACACTCCCCCGGCCCACCACTAAGACGACACTGGCTCCATTAATATAGTATGGTAACTCTGACTTACTGGTACGTACATGCATGGGGAATAAAAAGTTATGGGACTTAACTGATTGTGGCGAGGTGACGCATGATTTGCACGGAACCAGCTCTGATGAGACGATGGTGCTCGCTGTGTCTTGTTTCTTGTACTCTGTGATTTGTTCGAATTTGGCAATTGAAGCTGATTgttcatgattttttttcttctgaacAGACCCTTTTTTGGATAAAAATGCCACAAATGGCCCGTGGGCCCTGATTGACATTACTTTATTTCTTCACATTATTCACTATGGATTCAGTATACAACAAGTTAAATGGATTGTGAAACAATCTGTTCTGAGGAATCAGATTAAAATTATTTATCATTATGCTAAGCAAATCTTAcataaatatgcaaacaaaacaaACAATGATAAAACATATTACACCTCTTACATCAAGGCATACATGTGCTGGTACAAAAATGTTGCATAATGTGTGAGCTTTGTCGTTCTTTCCCATGACTCTCAATACAATCACAGATCACCTATTCCTCCAAACCAAATGAATTTTCGGTTTTGATGTGTAAAAGCAACCATTTCTATTAGAAACATTTATATAAATTAATTATTTACGAACATTTATTATAAATGGATTACATGTAACCGTGATTTCTATTACAATACTAATTAAAATTCAAGTAAGTGTGATGTACGCTAAACTTAGGAGAGTAGTTACATACTATTCAACACTGATAGTTAGGCCCATGGAAACATACAACACTAGTACATATCCAGCCTTTGCACACGGTTTCGAAAAAGATTTGCAAAACCGTCACCATGAAGGGTTGTGATGGGTGGTCCATCCCACACATTTTCAAAACCATGTGCAATGGAAGTGAATTTGCACGAGGTCACATATACAAAATTGTTTGCAATGTGAGTAAAAGAAAAAAACGTTGAGCAAAAGTTCGGTATATGCACACGGTTACTAGGGCCTGAGTCGGTGAATTCTGGGGCCATGTGCCAAATTCTAATATAGGCCCCATCTTACTAGAAGAATTAATTAAACTAATaaataattaatatatatatatatatatatatgccataATATGTTCATAAAAATTGAATATATTAAGAATCACATATTTATCTCTAGTGCCAACTAACTCATTGGTACACGTACCTTGATAATCATAAAATATGCTTGTTTTAAGGAAAGACATGCTTATATTGTTAGTATATAGGGGACAAGGCATTTCTGAACCTGGGTGTAGATGCTCCTGGTTTAataaaaaattcagaacaagtAGCAAAGAATTTAAGAAAATCTGAAATTTCTggacaatgaacatgaacaagtgtTCTATCTGCACACCAAAAATCTCAGGAAAAAGACATATGTAGTGGTCTGTAAAAAAAAGACAAATCGGAGTGATGTAAGAAAACAAATCTAGATGTTTCAAACAACACCGCATTTTATCTTTTTTGCACGGACCAATACATATGTCTTTTTTCAGATATTTTTGGTGTGCAGTTAGGACACTTGTTTATGTTCATTGTCCaaaatttcagatttttatgattttttactattttttatttttacattTAATAAGGAGCATCTACACCCAAGTTTAGAACTAATTTTTCGGTATATAGGGACTCACCATTTGACAAGAGAAATAAACAAGTCTCACCTAAATAACAATTTCACCCGTTATACCGAAAAGGTCACGCTGGTTTTGTTCGTGGTTTAGAACAACTCTAGCAGATCACACATATCCGCCCGGCCTGGAGAATAATCGCTAGTTCCAGCTTTTTACAAGAAAAAAAAACGCCTCGAAAAGATCCTGAGTGGCAAGTGTGCCCTCTGTGGGTGTGTGGAAAGTGGAAACAGTAGCTCACATTTTCTTCACTTGATTAATGTTCAGTTTATGTGGATCTGGGTTAGATACATGCTTAATGTTCCTTGGAACCCATCagattttgttgatttcttcACTACCGTGGTCTTCTTGCTCGCCAAGGCCTTGttctttttggattttatttGCGGCAAATTCGCTTTCCTAATCAACCAACTTTGGCCATCTTCTTGCAACCGATAGAACCATTTATTTTAGATTTGTTCGAAACTTTTTTTTAACAAACATGTAGCTCGGGTTATATTTGTGATTCCCGAAAGAAAATGGCGTTTAATCCTTCCTGTTCTGAACCGAATCTCGTAGTTCCTCCCCAATAAACTTCCCAAGACGCAACACCCAAAAGTCCCAACCTAAAATAATTTCCCAACCTGCCTCCCGCTCGGCCACACGCTTGCATAGGCTAGAGGCagcagctaagagcatctccatctccagctccgatagcggtcccgatagcgttttggggctGGTGTGGTTTTTTGGCTtgcaccggtgcgccccaaacgaCGTCGGCTAAttctcgagcccaatagaatcgccggcaaccccttgGCCAAGGGTGCGAATCGGGCGCCGATGTGTCGCGGAACGTCAGAAAACgagcgtgggctccgcctggcagccagacacacccATTTCCCGCCTCCTACCCACGCCCATGCTggctcccacccctctagatcgccaccgtcgtTGATgcgcccctgcttgcaatagacaccgccgcctgtctaggaaccggcgtccatcgacacggccgccaccccctcgaccggcggtcgttgtttcgcccggaacagagctcaccgccaccgcggcacaaccgccccgcccgcaaggtgttcgtcagattgccgcgatggacagcgacggcgagatgatggtgcagctgttcacggcTGAGGCTGTCCGACGGCAACAGCAGCAGTTGATTGTAACGAGCATGCtgcgcgttcgccagcctttcttcgtcgtgcctcgtCGCGGTGGCTCAAAGCCAGCCAAGAGtaggaacatcaaccggcattgtcaagccggcgcaatgctgcttgacgctgactacttcaacgacgacgtGACTCATTCGCTGAAGGAATTttggcgccggtttaggatgaagaaggagttgttcTAGAAGATTGTCTACGACGTTAGGAAGTACGACAAGTACTTCATggccaagcaagattgcacaTGTTTGTGGAGCTTTATCTCAATTCaaaagtgcactgctgcaatgcgatatcttgcatatggagctcctccagatactgTTAAAGACTACCTACGGATGGCTGACTCGACATGTATAGAGActttgtacaggttttgccgagccgtcatagcggtgtttgttaaatactatttgagagcaccaagggcAGATGATACAACACGGATCCTACAAAAAAAATGTAGCAAGAGGATTTTCTGGGATGCTCAGaagcattgattgtatgcattggggctggaagaattgcccttttgcttggcaggggattgatacgtctccgacgtatcggtaatttcttatgttctatgccatattattgatgatacatacatgttttatgcacactttatgtcatattcgtgcattttctggaactaacctattaacaagatgccgaagtgccagttcctgttttctgctgtttttggtttcgtaaatcctagtaacgaaatattctcggaattggacgaaacaaagacccgggggcctattttgccacgaaccttccggaagaccgaagagcatacgaagtggggccacgaggtggccaaaccacatggtggcgcggccaagggggcccgcgccgccacgtggtgtgggcccctcgtcgggccccgactccgcccttccgcctacttaaagtctccgtcgcgaaacccccgatgcgaaaaaccacgatacggaaaaccttgcgagacgccgccgccgccgatcccatctcgggggattacggagatctcctccggcaccctgccggagaggggattcatctcccggaggactctacaccaccatggtcgcctccggagtgatgagtgagtagttcacccctggactatgggtccatagcgagtagctagatggttgtcttctcctcattatgcttcattgttggatcttgtgagctgcctaacatgatcaagatcatctatccgtaatactctatgttgtgtttgtcgggatccgatggatagagaataccatgtcatgttaattatcaagttattacatatgtgttgtttatgatcttgcatgctctccgttactagtagaggctccggccaagtttttgcttttaactccaagagggagtatttatgctcgatagtgggttcatgcccgcattgacaccgggacgat from Lolium rigidum isolate FL_2022 chromosome 4, APGP_CSIRO_Lrig_0.1, whole genome shotgun sequence encodes the following:
- the LOC124707390 gene encoding extensin-like; the protein is MVAGGGRLLLTIVICAGLMPAGSEAATSVIIGMAQCASCARKSMNAEAAFKGLKVAIKCNSGSSGAGEYESKAVGDLDGTGAFAVRLPSDVDLRGSAQCFAQLHSAASSEPCPGQEPSKIVPLSDEGNGTFVAIAGKTKRVVSTMPECAAANICFPCHMFGRKPLNMHRHMKPMPDYGMPTPVYAPPVYGTPAPRCLCTPTPEPGCQCPSTTPVYGTPMPEYEPPPTPEFGTPTPDCPPEAPEVGTPTPVYAQPAAPVYGTPAPTCMCSPTPEAGCQCPTATPAPVYGTPAPVYGTPAPRCMCYPTPEAGCQCPTATPTPVYGTPAPRCLCTPTPEPGCQCPSSTPTPVYGTPMAQPPPPTPVYGTPTPRCLCTPTPEPGCQCPSPTPTPVYGTPGPEYPGTYPPYTPAPVYGTPTPVYEPPAPDYGAAPTPECPPAAPEYGTPIYTPPAHH